In one window of Acidovorax sp. HDW3 DNA:
- a CDS encoding pilus assembly protein PilP produces the protein MSRLLKCTALLCAAVALAACGSSDEDELRQWMQEQRANARPRIIPIEEPKEFKPQDYLGSGDADPYSPQRLTLALRRDSSQVASNAALIAPELARRKEPLEAFPIDAMTMVGYLVKADGPTALLKVDNLIYPVKRGNYLGLNYGKIAKITETAIELREIVQDSTGDWIERHTTLDLQEGKQEGKK, from the coding sequence ATGAGCCGCCTCTTGAAATGCACCGCCCTGCTATGCGCAGCAGTGGCACTGGCGGCCTGCGGCAGCAGTGATGAAGACGAGCTGCGCCAATGGATGCAGGAGCAACGCGCCAATGCGCGTCCGCGCATCATCCCCATCGAAGAGCCCAAGGAATTCAAACCGCAGGACTACCTGGGCAGCGGCGATGCTGATCCCTACAGCCCGCAGCGCCTGACTTTGGCTTTGCGTCGCGATTCGAGCCAAGTGGCATCCAACGCCGCCCTGATCGCGCCCGAACTTGCGCGGCGCAAGGAGCCGCTGGAGGCCTTCCCCATCGACGCCATGACCATGGTCGGCTACCTGGTCAAGGCCGATGGGCCCACCGCCTTGCTCAAGGTCGATAACCTGATCTACCCGGTAAAACGCGGCAACTACCTCGGTTTGAATTACGGAAAAATCGCCAAGATCACCGAAACCGCGATTGAACTGCGGGAAATCGTGCAGGACTCCACCGGAGACTGGATAGAACGCCACACCACGCTGGACCTACAAGAAGGTAAGCAAGAGGGGAAAAAATGA
- the pilQ gene encoding type IV pilus secretin family protein: MMNTTTTPKFKRCLAVLGWLAASGLPLSALAQNAIQSITGALQGGAEVIKIDLAEPLSSLPTGFAIQSPARIAIDLPGATNGVGRNLVDINQGNLKTVNIVQAGERARLVLNLKQPTSYKAELQGKSLFITLDPVAAGTVPVAAKVNTVFAPDANTETLPLRDIDFRRAPDGAGRIVVNLANSQVGVDLRQQGKSLVAEFLHTSLPEGLRRKLDVSDFGTPVQMVTTTQQGDRVRMQIDPTGEWEHNAYQSDTQFVIEVRQKKQDLSKLTQGPGFSGEKLSLNFQNIEVRSLLQVIADFTNFNIVTSDTVTGSLTLRLKDVPWDQALQIVMDSKGLGMRKTGSVLWIAPKDEIDARTKKDYEAAQTIEKLEPLKTQAYQMNYAKATEMVKQLTTNQNATAGGGASTGTTATRFLTERGSAIAEPRTNQLFVTDTPSKLEEVKALLAKLDIPIRQVLIEARIVEARDTFGRSLGVRLGATDLRANRGGDGGYGIGGGNRVAWGTDYSNAVSSSGAGGTTNTSGNFVNLPAKVSGVDSVGSFALSIFNTAANRFLTLELSAMEADGKGRVISSPRLITADQTKALIEQGNEFPTQVADAMGAYKIEWKKAVLKLEVTPQITPEGNIIMDLDISRDNRGETTPWGISINTRHVRTQVLVENGGTVAIGGIFEMEESNQENKVPVLGDIPVMGNLFKSRSRDSEKRELLIFVTPKVISERAASN; the protein is encoded by the coding sequence ATGATGAACACAACGACGACTCCAAAGTTCAAGCGCTGCCTGGCGGTGCTGGGCTGGCTGGCCGCCAGTGGCCTGCCTTTGTCCGCCCTGGCGCAAAACGCCATTCAATCCATCACCGGCGCTCTGCAGGGCGGGGCCGAGGTCATCAAAATCGACCTGGCCGAGCCCCTGAGCAGCCTGCCCACCGGCTTTGCCATCCAGTCGCCGGCGCGTATCGCCATCGACCTGCCGGGGGCCACCAACGGCGTGGGGCGCAACCTGGTCGATATCAACCAGGGCAACCTCAAAACCGTGAACATCGTGCAGGCCGGTGAGCGCGCCCGCTTGGTGCTCAACCTCAAGCAGCCCACCTCCTACAAAGCCGAGCTGCAAGGCAAGTCCTTGTTCATTACGCTCGACCCCGTGGCTGCCGGCACCGTGCCCGTCGCCGCCAAGGTGAATACCGTGTTTGCCCCCGACGCCAACACCGAGACCCTGCCGCTGCGCGATATCGACTTCCGCCGCGCCCCCGATGGTGCGGGCCGCATCGTCGTCAACCTGGCCAACAGCCAAGTCGGCGTCGATCTGCGCCAGCAGGGCAAGAGCCTGGTGGCCGAATTCCTGCACACCTCCTTGCCTGAAGGGCTGCGCCGCAAGCTCGACGTCTCTGACTTCGGTACCCCGGTGCAAATGGTCACCACCACCCAGCAGGGCGATCGCGTGCGGATGCAAATCGACCCCACCGGCGAATGGGAGCACAACGCCTACCAAAGCGACACCCAATTCGTCATCGAGGTGCGCCAGAAGAAGCAAGACCTGAGCAAACTCACCCAGGGCCCGGGCTTTTCGGGGGAGAAACTCTCGCTGAACTTCCAAAACATCGAAGTGCGCTCGCTGTTGCAGGTGATTGCCGACTTCACCAACTTCAACATCGTCACCTCCGACACCGTCACCGGCTCGCTCACCCTGCGCCTCAAAGATGTGCCCTGGGACCAGGCGCTGCAAATCGTCATGGACTCCAAGGGCCTGGGAATGCGCAAGACCGGCTCCGTGCTCTGGATCGCGCCCAAGGACGAGATCGATGCCCGCACGAAGAAAGACTACGAAGCCGCGCAGACCATCGAAAAATTGGAGCCGCTCAAAACCCAGGCGTACCAGATGAACTACGCCAAGGCGACGGAAATGGTCAAGCAACTGACCACCAACCAGAACGCCACGGCCGGTGGTGGCGCTTCCACCGGCACCACGGCCACGCGTTTCCTGACCGAGCGTGGCTCCGCCATTGCCGAGCCGCGCACCAACCAGCTGTTCGTCACCGACACCCCGAGCAAGCTCGAAGAAGTGAAGGCGCTGCTGGCCAAGCTCGATATTCCTATCCGCCAGGTGCTGATCGAGGCGCGCATTGTCGAAGCCCGCGACACCTTTGGCCGCTCGCTGGGCGTGCGCCTGGGCGCCACCGACCTGCGCGCCAACCGGGGCGGTGATGGTGGCTACGGCATTGGCGGCGGCAACCGCGTCGCCTGGGGTACCGACTACAGCAACGCCGTCAGCTCCAGTGGCGCTGGGGGCACGACCAATACCAGCGGCAACTTCGTCAACCTGCCGGCCAAGGTCAGCGGTGTGGACAGCGTGGGCTCATTCGCTCTGTCGATCTTCAACACCGCCGCCAACCGTTTCCTAACGCTCGAACTCTCGGCCATGGAAGCCGACGGCAAGGGCCGCGTCATCTCCAGCCCGCGCCTGATCACAGCCGACCAGACCAAAGCCTTGATCGAGCAGGGTAACGAGTTCCCGACCCAGGTCGCAGACGCCATGGGCGCCTACAAGATCGAGTGGAAAAAAGCCGTCTTGAAGCTGGAGGTGACGCCACAGATCACCCCCGAAGGCAACATCATCATGGACTTGGACATCAGCCGCGACAACCGGGGCGAGACCACGCCCTGGGGTATTTCTATCAATACTCGTCATGTGCGTACGCAGGTGCTGGTGGAAAACGGTGGCACGGTGGCGATTGGTGGTATTTTTGAAATGGAAGAATCCAATCAGGAAAACAAAGTGCCAGTGCTGGGAGATATTCCGGTGATGGGCAACCTTTTCAAGAGCCGTTCGCGGGATTCGGAAAAGCGTGAGTTGCTGATTTTTGTGACGCCGAAGGTTATTTCTGAACGTGCGGCTTCTAACTAA
- a CDS encoding Ig domain-containing protein — MNKVLNGMALLALAGLSACGGGGGSSGSGSGGGAAAEYEITLRADKVVLPVNVAGVGPGKGVYSPYTTVLYVQATVAGQPIPGGVDIFGCNVSGGLNSGSLYYLDGNPDHEIQVDDGQGGKISVPGAYRSITLGSNAGGNSFHFHAGNQVGTSRVTCAVTDPRDKQQKSASIDITVGGPTGKVASIEAIAAYKSLGSQGNLNNVPTASAIQVQVRDDSNQPVSAGGGANLQVGIVSGAGSLGATLLSSQNRTSVAWVSTVNGVGTFSLSSGQNEGVILLEIKADRFDNDVTNGLQDPVVSYLAVPVSNGAVTAPTIDPVVLVDVATPDAANGIPYAYALSAKGGVAPYTWVSLGGLPNGLSLSSSGVISGTPSVTLPGAYNVSFRVTDNRGTSLTGNATIKVDVTPGIDPLLQPPLAINLSGCGSDVNAACAITIANPTAPFPEFFYQRVLSVSGPGTGLASWAVIQNPSWVTMDPLGILFVRSSDATTSPALMDCTSDAFFIRATRGGQTTMRKVKFVIGSGAGVCKF; from the coding sequence ATGAATAAAGTACTCAATGGGATGGCCTTGCTGGCATTGGCAGGACTTTCTGCTTGTGGTGGTGGTGGTGGTAGTTCGGGGAGCGGTTCCGGTGGTGGTGCTGCGGCCGAATATGAAATAACACTCCGCGCTGATAAAGTGGTGTTGCCCGTAAACGTTGCTGGTGTAGGGCCAGGTAAGGGTGTTTATTCTCCCTATACTACTGTTTTATACGTTCAGGCAACTGTTGCTGGGCAGCCAATTCCTGGAGGGGTGGATATTTTTGGGTGCAATGTATCTGGTGGTCTGAATTCTGGTAGTCTTTATTATTTGGATGGCAATCCGGATCATGAGATTCAAGTGGATGATGGTCAAGGTGGGAAAATTTCTGTTCCTGGTGCCTATCGTTCTATTACTTTGGGTTCTAATGCTGGTGGTAATTCATTCCATTTCCATGCTGGCAATCAAGTCGGAACTTCTAGGGTAACCTGTGCTGTTACTGATCCGCGCGATAAGCAGCAAAAATCTGCAAGTATTGATATCACTGTCGGTGGGCCGACGGGTAAAGTTGCAAGCATTGAGGCTATTGCTGCATACAAATCGCTCGGTTCCCAGGGGAATTTGAATAATGTACCCACGGCATCTGCAATACAAGTGCAGGTGCGGGATGACTCGAATCAGCCTGTTTCTGCTGGGGGGGGGGCCAATCTTCAGGTTGGAATTGTTTCCGGTGCTGGGAGTTTGGGGGCAACTTTGTTGTCTTCCCAAAATCGTACCAGCGTTGCCTGGGTATCGACGGTGAATGGGGTTGGTACATTTTCGCTCTCTAGTGGTCAGAATGAGGGTGTTATTTTGTTGGAGATCAAGGCAGATCGTTTTGATAATGACGTAACCAACGGCCTTCAAGATCCGGTGGTGTCGTATTTGGCTGTGCCAGTCTCCAATGGCGCGGTGACGGCGCCAACTATTGATCCGGTGGTTTTGGTGGATGTGGCAACGCCAGATGCTGCAAACGGCATACCTTATGCTTATGCTTTGAGCGCTAAGGGTGGCGTGGCTCCGTATACTTGGGTCTCTTTGGGGGGATTGCCTAATGGTTTGAGTTTGAGCTCTTCTGGCGTTATCAGCGGTACGCCTAGTGTCACCTTGCCAGGTGCTTATAACGTATCGTTCCGTGTGACGGATAACCGAGGAACTTCTTTGACTGGTAATGCAACAATTAAGGTTGATGTTACGCCAGGCATTGATCCGCTGCTCCAGCCGCCGTTGGCAATTAATCTTTCTGGTTGTGGTTCGGATGTGAATGCAGCCTGTGCTATTACTATTGCTAATCCGACGGCGCCGTTTCCGGAATTTTTCTATCAACGTGTATTGTCGGTATCTGGTCCTGGTACAGGGCTTGCTTCGTGGGCGGTAATTCAAAATCCATCATGGGTTACTATGGATCCGCTGGGAATATTGTTCGTGCGATCGTCGGATGCTACGACGTCTCCTGCCTTGATGGATTGCACTAGCGATGCGTTCTTTATTCGAGCAACGCGTGGTGGTCAAACAACGATGCGCAAGGTTAAGTTTGTGATTGGTTCTGGCGCAGGTGTTTGTAAGTTCTAA
- a CDS encoding shikimate kinase, whose protein sequence is MIVLVGMPGCGKSTIGRHLARRLGQEFGDSDAVIEQRLGCSIRSYFDREGEEAFRDVEQAVLAELLAQGAMGVLATGGGAVLRAANRAALRQVAQVVYLRATPEEIFRRIKHDQRRPLLQVANPLQRLRELFAQRDPLYREVAHSTVDAGHGTAQMVVNLIAMQLEQAQWAAGAAPATPASP, encoded by the coding sequence ATGATCGTCCTCGTAGGTATGCCCGGTTGTGGCAAATCGACCATTGGCCGGCATCTGGCGCGCCGGCTGGGTCAGGAATTTGGTGATTCGGATGCGGTCATCGAGCAGCGCCTGGGCTGCAGCATCCGCAGTTACTTCGACCGTGAGGGCGAAGAGGCTTTTCGTGATGTCGAACAGGCCGTGCTGGCTGAGTTGTTGGCCCAGGGCGCCATGGGCGTGCTTGCCACCGGCGGTGGCGCCGTGCTGCGCGCGGCCAACCGCGCGGCGTTGCGCCAGGTGGCGCAGGTGGTGTACCTGCGGGCGACACCGGAGGAGATTTTTCGCCGCATCAAGCACGACCAGCGCCGGCCGCTGCTGCAGGTGGCCAACCCGCTGCAGCGCCTGCGCGAGTTGTTTGCGCAGCGCGATCCGCTGTACCGCGAGGTGGCGCACAGCACCGTCGATGCCGGCCACGGCACGGCGCAGATGGTGGTCAACCTGATTGCCATGCAGCTCGAACAGGCACAATGGGCCGCCGGCGCTGCGCCTGCCACGCCGGCATCACCGTAA
- the aroB gene encoding 3-dehydroquinate synthase, with the protein MPRLLHSVSIDLGARSYRIAIGSGLLADPATYDGLPAARSAVIVSNTTVAPLYAAQLRAALAGRFAHIHEVQLPDGEEFKNWQTLQQIFDALLAQECDRKTVLFALGGGVVGDMTGFAAASYMRGVPFVQVPTTLLAQVDSSVGGKTAINHPLGKNMIGAFYQPQQVVCDLDVLASLPPREFSAGLAEVIKYGPIADMAFFDWLEQHMDALMARDGAALAHAVRRSCEIKAEVVGQDERETGLRAILNFGHTFGHAIEAGMGYGAWLHGEGVGAGMVMAAALSQQLGLVDAAFVQRLTALVQRAGLPVRAPQLDAQDNAGRYLQLMRVDKKAEAGEIRFIVIDGPGRAALRSAPDALVRAVIDACCAA; encoded by the coding sequence ATGCCCCGCCTTTTGCACAGCGTTTCGATCGACCTGGGCGCGCGCAGCTACCGCATTGCCATTGGCAGCGGCCTGCTGGCCGACCCTGCCACCTACGACGGCCTGCCCGCTGCGCGCAGCGCCGTCATCGTCAGCAACACCACTGTTGCGCCCCTGTATGCGGCGCAGCTGCGCGCCGCCCTGGCCGGGCGCTTTGCGCACATTCACGAGGTGCAGCTGCCCGATGGCGAGGAATTCAAGAACTGGCAGACCCTGCAGCAGATTTTTGATGCCCTGCTGGCGCAGGAATGCGACCGCAAGACCGTGCTCTTTGCCCTGGGCGGCGGCGTGGTGGGCGACATGACCGGCTTTGCCGCCGCCAGCTACATGCGCGGCGTGCCCTTTGTGCAGGTGCCGACGACGCTGCTGGCGCAGGTTGATTCCTCGGTTGGCGGCAAAACCGCCATCAACCACCCGCTGGGCAAGAACATGATCGGTGCCTTTTACCAGCCGCAGCAGGTGGTGTGCGACCTGGACGTGCTCGCCAGCCTGCCGCCGCGCGAGTTCAGCGCCGGCCTGGCCGAAGTCATCAAATACGGCCCGATCGCCGACATGGCGTTTTTTGACTGGCTGGAGCAGCACATGGATGCGCTCATGGCGCGCGACGGCGCCGCCCTGGCCCATGCCGTGCGCCGCAGCTGCGAGATCAAGGCCGAGGTCGTCGGCCAGGACGAGCGCGAAACCGGCCTGCGCGCCATCCTCAACTTCGGCCACACCTTCGGCCACGCCATCGAGGCCGGCATGGGCTACGGCGCCTGGCTGCACGGCGAGGGCGTGGGCGCGGGCATGGTGATGGCGGCCGCGCTGTCGCAGCAGCTCGGGCTGGTTGATGCGGCCTTTGTGCAGCGCCTCACGGCCTTGGTGCAGCGCGCCGGCCTGCCGGTGCGCGCGCCGCAGCTCGACGCCCAGGACAACGCCGGGCGCTACCTGCAGCTCATGCGCGTGGACAAAAAGGCCGAGGCGGGCGAGATCCGCTTCATCGTCATCGACGGCCCGGGCCGCGCCGCCCTGCGCAGCGCCCCCGACGCCCTGGTGCGGGCCGTGATCGACGCCTGTTGTGCTGCATAA
- a CDS encoding deoxyguanosinetriphosphate triphosphohydrolase: MTTIFAPYACDPARTRGRRHPEPAAPTRSDYQRDRDRIVHSTAFRRLVYKTQVFLNHEGDLFRTRLTHSLEVAQLARSIARTLQLNEDLVEAISLAHDLGHTPFGHAGQDALNACMADFGGFEHNLQSLRVVDVLEERYPAFDGLNLTFETREGILKHCARANAERLQAREPGGVGARFLLGQRPSLEAQLCNLADEIAYNAHDIDDGVRSGLLTLAQLQDVPLFARYRAQAQAEHPALAQAPRRLLYEAIRRMLSDQVYDVIAATRAALAAARPADVDAVRAAPALVQFSPEMRAQSLALKRFLFQNLYRHPQVMATTACAQQVVRELFAAYQADPAQMKPAYAARAQASRSAAGHARVVADFIAGMTDRYAAREHARLTGQTLDWGGSGG; this comes from the coding sequence TTGACCACTATTTTTGCCCCCTACGCCTGCGACCCGGCGCGCACCCGGGGGCGGCGCCACCCCGAGCCCGCTGCGCCCACGCGCAGCGACTACCAGCGCGACCGCGACCGCATCGTGCACAGCACGGCGTTCCGGCGCCTGGTGTACAAGACCCAGGTGTTCCTCAACCACGAGGGCGACCTGTTTCGCACCCGGCTGACGCATTCGCTGGAGGTGGCGCAGCTCGCGCGCTCGATTGCGCGCACCCTGCAGCTCAATGAAGACCTGGTCGAGGCCATCTCCCTGGCGCACGACCTGGGCCACACGCCGTTTGGCCACGCCGGGCAGGACGCGCTCAACGCCTGCATGGCCGACTTTGGCGGCTTCGAGCACAACCTGCAAAGCCTGCGCGTGGTCGATGTGCTGGAGGAGCGCTACCCGGCGTTCGACGGCCTGAACCTCACCTTTGAAACCCGCGAAGGCATCTTGAAGCACTGCGCCCGCGCCAACGCCGAGCGCCTGCAGGCGCGCGAGCCCGGTGGCGTTGGCGCGCGCTTTTTGCTCGGCCAGCGCCCGAGCCTGGAAGCGCAGCTGTGCAACCTGGCCGACGAGATCGCCTACAACGCGCACGACATCGACGACGGCGTGCGCTCGGGCCTGCTCACCCTGGCGCAGCTGCAGGACGTGCCGCTGTTTGCGCGCTACCGCGCCCAGGCCCAGGCCGAGCACCCGGCGCTGGCGCAGGCGCCGCGCCGCCTGCTGTACGAGGCCATCCGGCGGATGCTCAGCGACCAGGTGTACGACGTCATCGCCGCCACCCGCGCCGCGCTCGCCGCCGCCCGTCCTGCCGATGTGGATGCGGTGCGCGCCGCCCCGGCGCTGGTGCAGTTCAGCCCCGAGATGCGCGCCCAATCCCTGGCGCTCAAGCGCTTTTTGTTCCAGAACCTGTACCGCCACCCCCAGGTCATGGCGACCACGGCCTGCGCGCAGCAGGTGGTGCGCGAATTGTTTGCCGCCTACCAGGCCGATCCGGCGCAGATGAAGCCGGCCTACGCCGCCCGTGCCCAGGCCAGCCGCAGCGCTGCCGGCCATGCCCGCGTGGTGGCCGACTTCATCGCCGGCATGACCGACCGCTACGCCGCACGCGAGCACGCGCGTCTGACGGGTCAGACGCTGGACTGGGGCGGCAGCGGCGGGTAG
- a CDS encoding histidine phosphatase family protein, with the protein MALWLVRHAQPLDAAGRCYGRLDLAACPAATASAAQALAQVLPQRLPVYTSPLQRCEQLALALQALRPDLAYKTEPRLQELDFGRWEGQPWSAVPRTELDAWAADLAHYRPGGGEALAAMLVRVQQALAATPTPAVWISHAGVARCLAWLRSAAPGQLPQAQDWTLPAPAFGAWCCYPPLPPQSSV; encoded by the coding sequence ATGGCTTTGTGGCTGGTGCGCCACGCCCAGCCGCTGGACGCGGCCGGCCGCTGCTATGGCCGGCTCGATCTGGCGGCCTGCCCCGCTGCCACCGCCAGCGCCGCCCAGGCCCTGGCGCAGGTGCTGCCGCAGCGGCTGCCGGTGTACACATCGCCGCTACAAAGATGTGAGCAGCTCGCGCTGGCCCTGCAAGCGCTGCGGCCCGATTTGGCCTACAAAACCGAGCCGCGCTTGCAGGAGCTGGACTTTGGCCGCTGGGAGGGCCAACCCTGGAGCGCCGTGCCACGCACCGAGCTTGACGCCTGGGCGGCCGACCTGGCCCACTACCGCCCCGGCGGCGGCGAGGCCCTGGCGGCCATGCTGGTGCGGGTGCAGCAGGCACTGGCGGCCACACCCACGCCAGCGGTCTGGATCAGCCATGCCGGCGTGGCGCGCTGCCTGGCCTGGCTGCGCAGCGCCGCCCCCGGGCAGCTGCCGCAGGCGCAGGACTGGACGCTGCCGGCGCCGGCATTCGGCGCCTGGTGCTGCTACCCGCCGCTGCCGCCCCAGTCCAGCGTCTGA